One genomic region from Lynx canadensis isolate LIC74 chromosome E1, mLynCan4.pri.v2, whole genome shotgun sequence encodes:
- the ICAM2 gene encoding intercellular adhesion molecule 2, translated as MPLKMSPFGCWGLPAALLALFCCPGSGETFEVHMYPEQLVVEPGGSTLINCSTSCALPDTSGLETTLTKSLVASGTQWKQYVVSNVSQDTIIYCYFTCSRKQKLKSLNVSVFYPPKEVLLKLKPTRVAVGGSFTIECWVPNVAPLESLTLTLLRGKEAMHNKTFRTMALAPQEATVTHNATAHKEDGRHNFSCRADLDLRSLGGDIIHGVSEPQTLKVYEPMPDNQMVVIITVVSVLLFLFVTSILLCFVFGQHWRQRQMGAYRVQGA; from the exons GGTCTGGTGAGACGTTTGAGGTACACATGTATCCAGAGCAGCTGGTGGTGGAGCCCGGAGGGTCCACGTTGATCAACTGTAGTACCAGCTGTGCCCTGCCTGACACCAGTGGCCTGGAAACCACTCTAACCAAGAGTCTGGTGGCCAGTGGAACTCAGTGGAAGCAGTACGTGGTCTCCAATGTCTCCCAGGACACAATCATCTACTGCTACTTCACCTGCTCCAGGAAGCAGAAGTTAAAGAGTCTCAACGTCAGCGTGTTCT ACCCTCCAAAGGAAGTGCTGCTGAAGCTGAAGCCCACTCGGGTGGCTGTGGGGGGATCCTTCACCATCGAGTGCTGGGTGCCCAATGTGGCACCTCTTGAGAGCCTCACTCTCACCCTGCTCCGTGGCAAGGAGGCCATGCACAACAAGACCTTTAGGACGATGGCACTTGCCCCCCAAGAGGCCACAGTCACACATAATGCCACAGCTCACAAGGAAGACGGCCGCCACAACTTCTCCTGCCGGGCAGACCTGGACCTGCGGTCTCTTGGTGGGGACATCATTCACGGTGTCTCAGAGCCCCAGACGCTCAAGGTCTATG agcCCATGCCAGACAACCAGATGGTCGTCATCATCACAGTGGTGTCCGTGCTGCTGTTCCTGTTTGTGACATCTATCCTCCTGTGCTTTGTCTTCGGCCAGCATTGGCGCCAGAGGCAGATGGGCGCCTACAGGGTACAAGGTGCTTAA
- the PRR29 gene encoding proline-rich protein 29 isoform X1 yields MAFRSGGSWGQLPSQSAAPTVRAEPAFEPWVTVLQPLAWAAPPPPPQPGGVKEDLLELMLLQNAQMHQLLLSRLVAAALHPGPAPPHPHPQVYLEGQQEEYEEEEEKEVQEEGPVVFHHHYLPCPMPSLGPLLPWPVPFLSPPPHQPYLQDTSRIQHHPPASGRRGSRAIPPPPPPSATGTVGADVPPASVRQEGSQGEGAVLSPDYYDAESLP; encoded by the exons ATGGCCTTCCGCAGCGGAGGAAGCTGGGGTCAGCTCCCATCACAGAGTGCAGCCCCGACGGTGAGGGCTGAGCCGGCCTTTGAG CCCTGGGTGACCGTCCTGCAGCCGCTCGCCTGGGCCGCCCCACCTCCGCCCCCGCAGCCGGGCGGAGTGAAGGAAG ACCTGCTGGAACTGATGTTGCTGCAGAACGCGCAGATGCACCAGCTGCTGCTGAGTCGCCTGGTGGCAGCAGCGCTCCACCCAGGGCCggctccgccccacccccacccgcag GTCTACCTGGAGGGTCAACAAGAGGAatatgaggaggaggaggagaaggaagtcCAGGAGGAAGGGCCTGTGGTGTTCCACCACCACTACCTCCCCTGCCCGATGCCCAGTCTGGGTCCCCTGCTACCCTGGCCAGTCCCTTTTCTTTCCCCGCCCCCACATCAGCCTTACTTGCAGGACACGTCCAGGATTCAGCACCACCCTCCTGCCTCTGGGAGAAGGGGGTC GAGagccatccccccgcccccaccccccagtgccACAGGGACTGTGGGTGCGGATGTACCCCCGGCTTCAG TGAGGCAGGAAGGGAGCCAAGGCGAAGGTGCTGTTCTCTCCCCAGACTACTATGATGCTGAGAGCCTACCATGA
- the PRR29 gene encoding proline-rich protein 29 isoform X3, protein MAFRSGGSWGQLPSQSAAPTVRAEPAFEPWVTVLQPLAWAAPPPPPQPGGVKEDLLELMLLQNAQMHQLLLSRLVAAALHPGPAPPHPHPQVYLEGQQEEYEEEEEKEVQEEGPVVFHHHYLPCPMPSLGPLLPWPVPFLSPPPHQPYLQDTSRIQHHPPASGRRGSRAIPPPPPPSATGTVGADVPPASDYYDAESLP, encoded by the exons ATGGCCTTCCGCAGCGGAGGAAGCTGGGGTCAGCTCCCATCACAGAGTGCAGCCCCGACGGTGAGGGCTGAGCCGGCCTTTGAG CCCTGGGTGACCGTCCTGCAGCCGCTCGCCTGGGCCGCCCCACCTCCGCCCCCGCAGCCGGGCGGAGTGAAGGAAG ACCTGCTGGAACTGATGTTGCTGCAGAACGCGCAGATGCACCAGCTGCTGCTGAGTCGCCTGGTGGCAGCAGCGCTCCACCCAGGGCCggctccgccccacccccacccgcag GTCTACCTGGAGGGTCAACAAGAGGAatatgaggaggaggaggagaaggaagtcCAGGAGGAAGGGCCTGTGGTGTTCCACCACCACTACCTCCCCTGCCCGATGCCCAGTCTGGGTCCCCTGCTACCCTGGCCAGTCCCTTTTCTTTCCCCGCCCCCACATCAGCCTTACTTGCAGGACACGTCCAGGATTCAGCACCACCCTCCTGCCTCTGGGAGAAGGGGGTC GAGagccatccccccgcccccaccccccagtgccACAGGGACTGTGGGTGCGGATGTACCCCCGGCTTCAG ACTACTATGATGCTGAGAGCCTACCATGA
- the PRR29 gene encoding proline-rich protein 29 isoform X4 has protein sequence MAFRSGGSWGQLPSQSAAPTVRAEPAFEPWVTVLQPLAWAAPPPPPQPGGVKEDLLELMLLQNAQMHQLLLSRLVAAALHPGPAPPHPHPQVYLEGQQEEYEEEEEKEVQEEGPVVFHHHYLPCPMPSLGPLLPWPVPFLSPPPHQPYLQDTSRIQHHPPASGRRGSLL, from the exons ATGGCCTTCCGCAGCGGAGGAAGCTGGGGTCAGCTCCCATCACAGAGTGCAGCCCCGACGGTGAGGGCTGAGCCGGCCTTTGAG CCCTGGGTGACCGTCCTGCAGCCGCTCGCCTGGGCCGCCCCACCTCCGCCCCCGCAGCCGGGCGGAGTGAAGGAAG ACCTGCTGGAACTGATGTTGCTGCAGAACGCGCAGATGCACCAGCTGCTGCTGAGTCGCCTGGTGGCAGCAGCGCTCCACCCAGGGCCggctccgccccacccccacccgcag GTCTACCTGGAGGGTCAACAAGAGGAatatgaggaggaggaggagaaggaagtcCAGGAGGAAGGGCCTGTGGTGTTCCACCACCACTACCTCCCCTGCCCGATGCCCAGTCTGGGTCCCCTGCTACCCTGGCCAGTCCCTTTTCTTTCCCCGCCCCCACATCAGCCTTACTTGCAGGACACGTCCAGGATTCAGCACCACCCTCCTGCCTCTGGGAGAAGGGGGTC ACTACTATGA
- the PRR29 gene encoding proline-rich protein 29 isoform X5, whose protein sequence is MAFRSGGSWGQLPSQSAAPTPWVTVLQPLAWAAPPPPPQPGGVKEDLLELMLLQNAQMHQLLLSRLVAAALHPGPAPPHPHPQVYLEGQQEEYEEEEEKEVQEEGPVVFHHHYLPCPMPSLGPLLPWPVPFLSPPPHQPYLQDTSRIQHHPPASGRRGSRAIPPPPPPSATGTVGADVPPASDYYDAESLP, encoded by the exons ATGGCCTTCCGCAGCGGAGGAAGCTGGGGTCAGCTCCCATCACAGAGTGCAGCCCCGACG CCCTGGGTGACCGTCCTGCAGCCGCTCGCCTGGGCCGCCCCACCTCCGCCCCCGCAGCCGGGCGGAGTGAAGGAAG ACCTGCTGGAACTGATGTTGCTGCAGAACGCGCAGATGCACCAGCTGCTGCTGAGTCGCCTGGTGGCAGCAGCGCTCCACCCAGGGCCggctccgccccacccccacccgcag GTCTACCTGGAGGGTCAACAAGAGGAatatgaggaggaggaggagaaggaagtcCAGGAGGAAGGGCCTGTGGTGTTCCACCACCACTACCTCCCCTGCCCGATGCCCAGTCTGGGTCCCCTGCTACCCTGGCCAGTCCCTTTTCTTTCCCCGCCCCCACATCAGCCTTACTTGCAGGACACGTCCAGGATTCAGCACCACCCTCCTGCCTCTGGGAGAAGGGGGTC GAGagccatccccccgcccccaccccccagtgccACAGGGACTGTGGGTGCGGATGTACCCCCGGCTTCAG ACTACTATGATGCTGAGAGCCTACCATGA
- the PRR29 gene encoding proline-rich protein 29 isoform X2 has product MAFRSGGSWGQLPSQSAAPTPWVTVLQPLAWAAPPPPPQPGGVKEDLLELMLLQNAQMHQLLLSRLVAAALHPGPAPPHPHPQVYLEGQQEEYEEEEEKEVQEEGPVVFHHHYLPCPMPSLGPLLPWPVPFLSPPPHQPYLQDTSRIQHHPPASGRRGSRAIPPPPPPSATGTVGADVPPASVRQEGSQGEGAVLSPDYYDAESLP; this is encoded by the exons ATGGCCTTCCGCAGCGGAGGAAGCTGGGGTCAGCTCCCATCACAGAGTGCAGCCCCGACG CCCTGGGTGACCGTCCTGCAGCCGCTCGCCTGGGCCGCCCCACCTCCGCCCCCGCAGCCGGGCGGAGTGAAGGAAG ACCTGCTGGAACTGATGTTGCTGCAGAACGCGCAGATGCACCAGCTGCTGCTGAGTCGCCTGGTGGCAGCAGCGCTCCACCCAGGGCCggctccgccccacccccacccgcag GTCTACCTGGAGGGTCAACAAGAGGAatatgaggaggaggaggagaaggaagtcCAGGAGGAAGGGCCTGTGGTGTTCCACCACCACTACCTCCCCTGCCCGATGCCCAGTCTGGGTCCCCTGCTACCCTGGCCAGTCCCTTTTCTTTCCCCGCCCCCACATCAGCCTTACTTGCAGGACACGTCCAGGATTCAGCACCACCCTCCTGCCTCTGGGAGAAGGGGGTC GAGagccatccccccgcccccaccccccagtgccACAGGGACTGTGGGTGCGGATGTACCCCCGGCTTCAG TGAGGCAGGAAGGGAGCCAAGGCGAAGGTGCTGTTCTCTCCCCAGACTACTATGATGCTGAGAGCCTACCATGA